The segment ATATATATAAGCAGAATTTGGCCAGTATACATAGCCGAATGCCCTGTAATCAGCACCCTCCACTCTTACATTATTGGGTGTGCCATCCTCAAAAACACCCGGGAAAATGATACCGCCCGGATTCTCGAGCATCGGTGTTGTAGGATCACCATAAACGGTGTAGACATGATTACGGATAGGATTACCAAGATCATTTTTTCTGACCGATTCTTTATAAATACCGGTTGCCTGTCCGTACCACTGGTCAAGGGAGAAGATATCCCCGCCCTTCTGAATATCAATAAGGAAGCTTAATTTCAAACCCCGGAAAGCCAGCGCATTACTTATTCCGCCATTCCAGTCGGGATTGATATTTCCTATCACTATATCCGAACTGGTTGTCCTGCGATAGTAGCCGCTTGCTCTTACAAGTCTCTGACCATTCACATACTGGAAATCGGTTCCCTGGATTGCACCATACGGTTCGCCCTTCCTGGCATTGATTGAAACACCACCCTGCAATGAACCCAGTTCAAGGTTTTCAATTCCGGGAGCCAAATCCTTCACCTGGTTCTTATTCCGTGACCACATCAGGGACAGTGTCCAACTGAAATCATTCACTTTGACAGGTACAAGGTTCAACTGTACCTCGATCCCTTTATTTTCAATTTCACCGGCATTTACATATTTGAAGGATCTTCCGGTCGCCCGGGATAAGGTAATGGGCAATATCTGGTCAACCGTGTTCTGTTTATATAAGGCAAGGTCAAGCCCTACCCTGCTCTGGAACATGGACAATTCAAGACCGCCTTCAATACTCTTTGTTCTTTCTGGTTTCAGGTTCGGATTATTTTTTATACTCGAAACGGATACCATTGAGTTCCGGTTAAACGGCGTTATCTGGGTGTATATATCATTTATACTTGCATAAGGTGCATCACTGCCCACTTCAGCATAGTTCAGGCGAACTTTCCCCAATTGCAGCCAGTTAGCTTTCAGTATCTCAGAGAAGAGAAAGCTGAGAGTAACACTCGGATAGGTGTAGGTCCAGTTTTCCTTCGGCAACGTGGATGACTGGTCAATCCTGTATGTTCCGTCAAGGAAAAGGGTGTTTGCGAAACCAAGAGAAACGCTCGCATAGTAACCGTTCAGTGCTATGATGGCATTCGATTCTTCAGGCGGAAGCATCGGATCAAGACTGTTACCCAGTGAATATACATCGGAAACACTTAATCCACCGTTTGTTGATTCAAATACCTGGTCAGTGGTTCTTTTATTAAAGTTAACCCCAACCATACCGTTTAAATTCAGTTTTTCGGTGATATCTTTTCTGAAGTTCGCCAACAGATCAAGGTTTAACCCCAGGTGGGTGCGGCTGAGCCTTGAATAGCCCGAAGTAACATCCGGACGACCGACGCCGAGTTCACCGGCTACCGATCCGATTGCCTTACGTTCTTCCTGGAGTTCATTATAAGTATCCACTGCGGCCCTTCCCATAAAACTAAGCCATGGCAGAGCTTTCCAGTCAGTCTGTACATAACCAAGCAACCGGTTCCTCTCATCAGTCTCATAATTCTTATACCTTACCCAATAAGGACTATCCCAGTATAATGGGTAAGGATCATCGGAATATGTCCTGTTCCATGAGATATTCCTTCCTGTTTTGTGGTAAAGATCCTCCAGGAGTTTTATATCTGTATTTACCTGGTACCACTGCCTGAATGAAGTCATGATATTGTCGCTGTAACCGGTTGAGTTACGCCCTTTTCCTTTCGTATTGGTATAATTGGCGGATGCTGAAACCGTCAGGTTTTTGAGCACATCATGCGATCCGTTAAATGTAAGGTTATTCTTTCGGAGATAACCGTTGGGCATAATGGCTTTCTGATCATAATTTGTATAGGATAGTCTGAATGCTGATTTCTCTGCACCCCCTGTAATTTCAAGGGTGTTTGTCCAGGTAACACCGGTTTCAAAGAATTCATCAGGACCGTGTTTTGAAGGTACCCATGGAGTCTTTTTCAAATAATTAGGTGATTCGGGAACAAAAGCATCCCATTGAAATACCTGCAGGCTCGGATCAAATTTCTCTCCGTAAGAAGCATCTTCATAAAACGGTACATTTAAATCATCCACTCCGTCTCCGTCACTGTCATATATTTCCAGGCCAGGATGTTCACCATCGCTGTAAAATGGGCCGTAACCGCCACCATATTGATTCTGGTAATCCGGCAACGTGCTTTTATCAATTTTTGAAAAAGTAACATTCGAATTCAGATTTACACCAAATCCTTTTGCAGCCTGCTTTGCACCCTTCTTGGTTGTAATCATAACAACGCCATTTGCAGCACGGGCGCCATAAAGAGCTGATGCAGCGGCTCCTTTCAGAACACTGATGGATTCAATGTCATTCGGGTTGATGTCGGAAGCTGTGTTGCCATAATCATAACCGCTCCTGCCTTCAAGCTGACCGGCGTTATTAGTATTGGCGTTGTCGACAGGAACACCGTCGACAACAAACAAAGCCTGGTTATTGCCTGTGAGTGATTTGGCACCCCTGATCACAATATTGGTGGAACCACCCATGTTATTGTTGGTCTTAACATTAACCCCGGCGATTTTACCCGACAACGAATTGATAAAGTTATCCGTCTTGATCGTGTTTACTGCATCACCGCTGACTTCCTGGGTGGCATATCCCAGTGATTTCTTCTCACGCGTAATACCCAAAGCCGTAACCACAACCTCTGACATCTGGGTAACGCCCGAGGAAAGCGCGACGTCTATAACCGTCTGGCCGGCTATTTCAACTTCTTTGGACTCGTAACCGATAAACGAAAACACAAGCGTTCCGTTTGACGGTGCAGATACCTGGTATGTTCCGTTTGCATCGGTCACTGTACCACTGTTGGTTCCCTTGATTTTTACGTACACACCAGGTAATGGCGAACCATCCTCAGCAGCGGTTACAGTGCCCCTGATTTGTACATCCTGCGCATGAATAGCAGATATCCCGCATATGCACACGCATACGAAAAAAGTAAAAATTTTTCTCATACATTCAATATTAGGTTTACAATCTGCCTCAACTGATTTTCCGTTAACCACCAAACATTGCATGTAACTTATGTCCCACTGTGGTCCTGTCGGCTTATTACCATAAACAAACCTTTATATGAATGGTTGAATATGAAGACCTTATTTTTGCTTCAGGGCATGGGCTTTCTTTTTTTCTTTTGTTACCTTTAGCACTTTTTCTGACAGAATGCGTCCGCGTAGGATTCCATTTTCATACTATTTTATAACAGGGATAATCGGTGTTACGGCGTCGATTGTTTTCCCTGTCATGATCAGGCAACTTACACTTGTCTATGGTATTCACCTCCTTTCGTTTGTACTTATTTTAGCCGCATTATTTCTTTCCTTATCGGCTGGAGCATTTTTTTCCGGACGTATTGCCGACAGGATTAAATTCCCTGTTACTGTCTACCTTATTTTTTCAGCACTCTTAATTGTCTTTCTGCTGTTTCATTCTGCACTTTTTGAAGTTTTTAACGAAAAATTGACAGGTAATTCAACCGGTAAATTCGGCCTGGTTATCCTGCGATTTGTTGTCTCCTTTCTATACCTCTTCGTTCCTGCTTTTGTGATTGCCGGTATGTTGCCCCTTGTAATCAGGATTTATATCAGAAACCTGGGTGAAACAGGGTTGTTTGTGAGTTCAGCGCTGATGTCTGTTTCATTCGGTGCCTTAATTGTACTTTCTTCTGCCATACCACTCATATCAAGGTTTGGCATAGTCAAAATGAATTACCTGGCAATCATTGTTTTCACCATTTCAACCGGTATCTCTATTTTGATGTTAAGGCATGCAAAAAAGAAAACAGTATCAAAAGGCAATGAGTCATCTGCCATTCAGCAGCAAAGGCCTCTGCGGTTTCGTAAAAAGAAAGTGATTCTTGAAACCGGGGCAAAATTAACACGGGCCCTTCTTTACGGTTCAGTATTTCAAACCTTCGCTTTCACTTCGATGATCATTCTTTCGTTCCGTATATTGATCCGTCATAATGAAATCAGTCTGCCGGTTTTTTATATTGTCAATATTATCATTGTTTTGCTCGGATTAATAGCAGGTAGCCTGTTTTACAAGAAAACTGCAGAGAAAACCGTTAATAAGTTTCTTTCCCTGGCCACCCTGCAGATATTTTCGGGCTTTGCTTCACTGATTTCTTTTGCCGTTCTTCACATTTTTTTATTGAAAACATTACAGGACCTTGTTCCTGACAACCTTCTTTCACTTGTTCTTAAGCAGGTACTATTTTCAGGAATTTTATTATTCATTCCATCCCTGCTTTACGGAATATCATTTCCTGTAGCCGGGCGCCTTTATCCTAAGCGCTTCCGCCTTATAGCAACTAACACAGGCAAGCTGGCAGGTTTGATCTTCCTGAGCATTATTGCCTCGCTATTTCTCACTCCGTATATTATTATTCCGGTTGCCGGAATTGAATTATCCTTTATTCTTCTTTCCCTGATTCTTCTGCTATCAGGTGTTTTCCTTATATTTCGCGATTCAAGGCTTATAAGGGGATTCCGGTTCGGCTACGGTTTTTTCGTAACGATTCTTTTCATTTTAATTGCTGCCTTTCTTTACATTTCCGATTTCAGGAAAATTACAGAAACAACGGATCTGAATGAAGAAGGAAGCACCGTTTCGGTGAATGTCATTTCAGAAAAGGAAGGTAAAATGCTTTATCTGAATAATAATTATTATGTAGGAAGCGATCCTGATGGAAAAAAGGAGCAGATTCTTTCCGCCGTAATTCCGCTTGCCATCCAACCAGGAATAAAAACTGCCCTGATTATGGGTTTTGGAACAGGGATAACACCAAATGTATTGGATCAACAAGGCCTGACAACTATTCATATTACGGAAGTGTTTCCTGAAATTATCAGGGCTTCATCCGATGTTTTTTCCAATGAGAATAACGACGTACTCAGCAGCCCTGAAGTGGAAACCGACATAGAAGATGTAAGAAGTTACCTCAACCGGACTGACATGAAATTTGACCTGATTACTTCAGGCTCTCAGCAATTATTTCAGTTCCCGAACCGATTTACACGTGAATTTTATCAACTCGCTTTTAAAAAGCTGAGTGACAAAGGAATTTTGTGCCAGATCATTCCCTTTCATGATTTAGCATCCTGTGATTTTCTCTTAACCCTGAGAACTGCGAATTCAGTTTTCAGTTCTGTAAGTGTGTGGTATGTATCGCCCGACAGGTTGCTGATGGTTTCCTGCAAAGATCAGGCTGTAATTGATTTTTGCGGGCTTACGACACTTATGGCAAAACTCAGCAGAAACGGAACATTAATGCAAGCAGGTATTATAAATGCTGAAGAGCTGGCTGGCCGCTATTTAATAAATGAGAAAAGTATACCGATTCAGAAAACACCTGTAAAAACAGATGATAATCCCTTCCT is part of the Bacteroidales bacterium genome and harbors:
- a CDS encoding SusC/RagA family TonB-linked outer membrane protein, which translates into the protein MRKIFTFFVCVCICGISAIHAQDVQIRGTVTAAEDGSPLPGVYVKIKGTNSGTVTDANGTYQVSAPSNGTLVFSFIGYESKEVEIAGQTVIDVALSSGVTQMSEVVVTALGITREKKSLGYATQEVSGDAVNTIKTDNFINSLSGKIAGVNVKTNNNMGGSTNIVIRGAKSLTGNNQALFVVDGVPVDNANTNNAGQLEGRSGYDYGNTASDINPNDIESISVLKGAAASALYGARAANGVVMITTKKGAKQAAKGFGVNLNSNVTFSKIDKSTLPDYQNQYGGGYGPFYSDGEHPGLEIYDSDGDGVDDLNVPFYEDASYGEKFDPSLQVFQWDAFVPESPNYLKKTPWVPSKHGPDEFFETGVTWTNTLEITGGAEKSAFRLSYTNYDQKAIMPNGYLRKNNLTFNGSHDVLKNLTVSASANYTNTKGKGRNSTGYSDNIMTSFRQWYQVNTDIKLLEDLYHKTGRNISWNRTYSDDPYPLYWDSPYWVRYKNYETDERNRLLGYVQTDWKALPWLSFMGRAAVDTYNELQEERKAIGSVAGELGVGRPDVTSGYSRLSRTHLGLNLDLLANFRKDITEKLNLNGMVGVNFNKRTTDQVFESTNGGLSVSDVYSLGNSLDPMLPPEESNAIIALNGYYASVSLGFANTLFLDGTYRIDQSSTLPKENWTYTYPSVTLSFLFSEILKANWLQLGKVRLNYAEVGSDAPYASINDIYTQITPFNRNSMVSVSSIKNNPNLKPERTKSIEGGLELSMFQSRVGLDLALYKQNTVDQILPITLSRATGRSFKYVNAGEIENKGIEVQLNLVPVKVNDFSWTLSLMWSRNKNQVKDLAPGIENLELGSLQGGVSINARKGEPYGAIQGTDFQYVNGQRLVRASGYYRRTTSSDIVIGNINPDWNGGISNALAFRGLKLSFLIDIQKGGDIFSLDQWYGQATGIYKESVRKNDLGNPIRNHVYTVYGDPTTPMLENPGGIIFPGVFEDGTPNNVRVEGADYRAFGYVYWPNSAYIYDASYVKLREVVLTYALPPRILGKSFISGASINFIGSNLWIIHKNLPYSDPEAGQSSGNLQGWQSGALPSTRNFGVGINVQF